From a region of the uncultured Desulfovibrio sp. genome:
- the amrS gene encoding AmmeMemoRadiSam system radical SAM enzyme gives MLAALWDSQPDGTVVCRLCAHRCRLRKGAKGICGVRVNMRGEMVSLVSRVVTAAAMDPIEKKPLYHFLPGSKIFSVGSAGCNFSCHFCQNNNIAHVPESGIVPGKRAAPEDLLALAQANRAQTMAFTYNEPTVFFELLYETAGMAAKKGIRSVLVTNGYMSKDCLAALSRCICSANVDLKSFSEAFYHKYCGGHLQPVLENLKAIKKLGWWLEVTTLVIPGLNDGQAEMEALAAFIRDELGPDTPWHVTGFHGAHLMIDHPDTPLATLEACWRIGREAGLNYVYIGNTRSPLGSNTFCPECNALVIERNGYDTRVLGAEGKCPKCGVQIPGVWK, from the coding sequence ATGCTTGCCGCGCTTTGGGATTCTCAGCCTGACGGAACTGTTGTGTGCCGTCTGTGCGCTCACCGTTGCCGCCTGCGCAAAGGGGCCAAGGGCATTTGCGGGGTGCGCGTCAACATGCGGGGAGAAATGGTTTCTCTGGTCAGCAGGGTCGTTACCGCTGCTGCCATGGATCCCATTGAAAAAAAGCCTCTTTACCATTTTTTGCCCGGCAGCAAGATTTTCTCTGTAGGCAGCGCCGGATGCAACTTTTCCTGCCATTTCTGCCAGAACAACAACATAGCCCACGTGCCGGAAAGCGGCATAGTGCCCGGCAAGCGCGCTGCGCCAGAAGATCTGCTGGCCTTGGCTCAGGCCAACCGCGCCCAGACCATGGCCTTTACCTACAACGAACCCACGGTCTTTTTTGAATTGCTTTACGAAACCGCAGGCATGGCGGCCAAAAAAGGCATACGCAGTGTGCTTGTGACCAACGGCTATATGTCCAAGGATTGCCTGGCGGCTCTGAGCCGGTGCATCTGCTCCGCCAATGTGGATCTGAAGTCATTCAGCGAAGCCTTTTACCATAAATATTGCGGCGGGCATCTTCAGCCTGTGCTGGAGAATCTGAAAGCCATCAAGAAACTTGGCTGGTGGCTTGAGGTCACTACTCTGGTTATTCCCGGCCTCAATGATGGACAGGCGGAAATGGAAGCGCTGGCAGCCTTTATCCGTGACGAGCTGGGGCCGGATACTCCGTGGCATGTGACGGGTTTTCACGGCGCGCATCTGATGATCGACCATCCGGACACGCCGCTGGCGACACTTGAGGCCTGTTGGCGCATCGGGCGCGAGGCCGGGTTGAATTATGTTTATATAGGAAATACGCGCAGCCCCTTGGGCAGCAATACGTTTTGCCCAGAGTGCAATGCGCTGGTTATTGAACGGAACGGATACGACACGCGGGTGCTGGGCGCAGAAGGCAAGTGCCCCAAGTGCGGCGTGCAGATCCCGGGAGTCTGGAAATAA
- the murA gene encoding UDP-N-acetylglucosamine 1-carboxyvinyltransferase, with translation MDKLVIEGGVPLTGGIEVSGSKNAALPILFACILLSEPVTITNVPNLRDIHTTIKLLNMLGCTCEYNDHRVQVQPGNLLPEAPYDLVRTMRASVLCLGPLLARIGQARVALPGGCAIGARPVDQHLKGLEQMGASFQLEEGYIIGRCRQLKGAHISFDMPTVGGTENLLMAAALADGETVLENAAREPEIVDLANFLRACGAKIEGHGTSVIRIQGVTSLHDGEYPVMPDRIEAGTFLVAAGITGGELMLRNCPFKDLEAVILKLRSMGMEITNTPEGVLARCAGPLRGTDVKTQPYPGFPTDMQAQLMALMCLAEGASVVEESIFENRFMHVLELMRMGAQIKVSGHTAMVRGVQKLTGAPVMASDLRASASLVLAGLAAKGVTEVRRIYHLDRGYESIEHKLNAVGARIRREKE, from the coding sequence ATGGACAAACTGGTTATTGAAGGCGGCGTTCCGCTTACTGGCGGCATTGAGGTCAGCGGCTCCAAAAATGCGGCCTTGCCCATTCTTTTTGCCTGCATTCTGCTGTCAGAGCCGGTCACCATCACCAATGTGCCCAACCTGCGCGATATACATACCACCATCAAGCTCCTGAACATGTTGGGCTGCACCTGCGAATACAACGATCATCGGGTACAGGTGCAGCCCGGCAATTTACTGCCGGAAGCTCCGTACGATCTGGTGCGCACCATGCGCGCCTCAGTTCTGTGCCTTGGCCCGTTGCTGGCCCGCATTGGTCAGGCGCGCGTAGCCCTGCCCGGCGGTTGCGCCATTGGCGCTCGCCCCGTAGACCAGCACCTCAAGGGGCTGGAGCAGATGGGCGCCAGCTTTCAGCTTGAGGAAGGTTATATCATTGGCCGCTGCCGCCAGCTCAAGGGCGCGCACATTTCCTTTGACATGCCCACAGTGGGCGGCACGGAAAACCTGCTCATGGCCGCAGCTCTTGCAGATGGCGAAACCGTGCTTGAAAACGCCGCCCGCGAGCCAGAAATTGTTGACCTCGCAAACTTTTTGCGGGCCTGCGGCGCAAAAATCGAAGGCCATGGCACGTCTGTCATCCGCATTCAGGGCGTTACCTCCCTGCACGATGGGGAATACCCCGTTATGCCCGACCGCATCGAGGCGGGAACCTTCCTCGTGGCAGCGGGCATTACTGGCGGCGAACTGATGCTGCGCAACTGTCCGTTTAAAGACCTTGAAGCCGTCATTCTCAAGCTGCGCAGTATGGGCATGGAGATCACCAACACCCCCGAGGGCGTTCTGGCGCGTTGCGCTGGCCCCTTGCGCGGCACGGATGTAAAAACCCAGCCCTACCCTGGCTTTCCTACAGACATGCAGGCCCAGCTGATGGCGCTCATGTGCCTTGCCGAAGGGGCCAGCGTTGTGGAAGAAAGCATTTTTGAAAACCGCTTCATGCACGTGCTTGAACTCATGCGCATGGGCGCGCAGATCAAGGTTTCCGGTCACACGGCCATGGTACGCGGTGTGCAGAAGCTCACCGGCGCGCCGGTGATGGCCTCCGACCTCCGTGCCAGCGCGTCCTTAGTTCTGGCAGGTCTTGCGGCCAAGGGCGTTACCGAAGTGCGGCGCATCTACCACCTCGACCGTGGCTATGAGAGCATCGAGCACAAGCTTAATGCCGTTGGCGCGCGTATCCGCCGCGAAAAAGAATAA
- a CDS encoding methyl-accepting chemotaxis protein produces the protein MRLSTKLILSFAGMIIVILAISTSSMISTSKLDESIDDVDKAYIPAVIAVGDMHLNFWTVRANLTTMLLAREVSAAARYDSIIKESLQKIAEDQKKYIEYTALFDGDIAAQAKKLIRQIDDISEGMGIIRRNSTKLVAEGKFDEATALFSAEYGPQFRKLAPVYAELVNLTTRSCKENMVDAIALGAMAKNTGLVLSLLAVAISIIITYLLTRSVMRQLGKDPGQLNALARRVVDGDYEIADGSARIGVYDSIVSMVESLKANMEKAHNESLNAQNQAAKATEAMRNAEESGKIAQSKSSAMLAAAAQLEEVAHAVSSASTQLSAQIEQADRGAVQTAQRLGEAATAMNEMNATVQEVAKNAGAASSASADTKAKAEHGATIVGNSLESIQLVHRLSMELKDDMAQLNGHAQDISQIMTVISDIADQTNLLALNAAIEAARAGEAGRGFAVVADEVRKLAEKTMASTTDVGRVIRSIQESTTKSLVSMDNAVEQVNTATESASLSGQALSEIVVTADVTADQANAIATASEQQSAASEEINQTIIEVNEMSRQTAEGMAEAAKAVSDLAVQAGKLASLISEMRDS, from the coding sequence ATGCGGTTGTCCACAAAACTTATCTTGTCATTTGCTGGCATGATTATTGTTATTTTGGCGATTTCAACATCATCCATGATCAGTACTTCAAAATTGGATGAAAGTATTGATGATGTTGATAAAGCGTATATTCCTGCTGTGATAGCCGTTGGTGATATGCATTTAAATTTTTGGACAGTGAGAGCAAACCTGACAACTATGCTTCTTGCGCGCGAAGTATCTGCCGCTGCGCGGTATGACTCAATAATCAAAGAGTCCCTGCAAAAAATTGCAGAGGATCAAAAAAAATATATTGAATATACAGCGTTGTTTGATGGGGACATTGCTGCCCAGGCAAAAAAGCTGATCCGGCAGATAGATGATATCTCAGAAGGTATGGGAATTATAAGAAGAAATTCAACAAAGCTGGTTGCTGAAGGAAAATTTGACGAGGCGACAGCCCTGTTCTCCGCAGAATACGGTCCCCAGTTTCGCAAGCTTGCCCCTGTCTATGCGGAGCTGGTCAACCTGACGACCAGGAGCTGCAAGGAAAATATGGTTGACGCCATAGCACTTGGCGCAATGGCAAAAAACACCGGTTTGGTGCTCAGCCTGCTTGCTGTCGCCATCAGTATAATAATTACCTATCTGCTGACGCGCAGCGTTATGCGGCAATTAGGCAAAGACCCTGGGCAGCTGAATGCACTGGCCCGCCGCGTTGTTGATGGGGATTACGAGATTGCTGACGGCAGTGCCAGAATTGGCGTCTATGATTCAATTGTATCAATGGTTGAGTCGCTTAAAGCCAACATGGAAAAGGCTCATAATGAGTCGCTGAACGCCCAGAATCAGGCTGCAAAAGCCACAGAGGCCATGCGCAATGCCGAGGAATCCGGCAAGATTGCCCAGTCAAAATCCAGCGCAATGCTGGCGGCGGCAGCGCAACTGGAAGAAGTGGCCCATGCGGTCAGCTCTGCCTCAACGCAGCTTTCTGCCCAGATAGAACAGGCCGACAGGGGCGCAGTGCAAACTGCGCAACGGCTGGGTGAAGCAGCTACCGCCATGAACGAGATGAATGCCACCGTGCAGGAAGTTGCCAAAAATGCTGGTGCGGCGTCATCCGCATCGGCAGATACCAAGGCGAAGGCCGAGCACGGGGCCACGATTGTGGGCAACTCGCTGGAGAGTATCCAGCTTGTGCACCGCCTCTCGATGGAGCTGAAAGATGACATGGCGCAACTGAATGGGCATGCGCAGGATATTTCACAGATCATGACGGTCATTTCCGACATCGCCGACCAGACCAATCTGCTGGCCCTCAATGCTGCCATCGAAGCGGCGCGGGCAGGCGAGGCCGGGCGCGGTTTTGCCGTGGTGGCTGACGAAGTGCGCAAGCTTGCAGAAAAAACCATGGCTTCAACAACGGATGTTGGGCGGGTGATCCGTTCCATTCAGGAAAGTACCACGAAAAGCCTTGTTTCAATGGATAATGCCGTCGAGCAGGTCAATACTGCTACGGAGAGCGCCAGCCTTTCTGGGCAGGCCCTGAGCGAAATTGTTGTCACCGCTGATGTTACAGCCGATCAGGCCAATGCCATTGCCACGGCCAGTGAGCAACAGTCTGCCGCCAGCGAAGAAATCAATCAGACAATTATTGAAGTTAATGAAATGTCGCGCCAGACAGCCGAGGGAATGGCCGAAGCTGCCAAGGCTGTGAGTGATCTGGCAGTGCAGGCGGGCAAGCTTGCAAGCCTTATTTCTGAAATGCGCGACAGTTAG
- the purM gene encoding phosphoribosylformylglycinamidine cyclo-ligase, protein MSSDRAKAYTQAGVDIEAGNTLVSRIKGMVQSTQTRGVISDIGGFGGLFRPDLNGMTEPVLVSSTDGVGTKLKLAFACNKHDTVGIDLVAMSVNDILVQGANPLFFLDYFATGKLDVETAQTVIGGVAEGCRQSGCALLGGETAEMPDMYAPGEYDLAGFCVGIVDNAKLIDGSGIQVGDKIIGIASSGLHSNGFSLARKVLDQSGLSLTDPFPGGDGASVGDVLLTPTTIYVEAVRSLLRDMNVKGMAHITGGGFYDNIPRVLPAQVEARIHFGSWQMAPVFNWLKEAGNLSWPEILQIFNGGIGYVLVVPADQAEEAINRIQAFKLRAWCIGEIARRSKDDDQEQVIINF, encoded by the coding sequence ATGTCCAGCGACCGCGCAAAAGCCTACACTCAGGCAGGCGTTGATATTGAGGCGGGAAACACTCTTGTTTCACGCATCAAAGGCATGGTTCAGAGCACGCAGACCAGAGGCGTCATTTCCGATATTGGCGGCTTCGGCGGCCTGTTCCGGCCTGACCTCAACGGCATGACCGAACCTGTGCTTGTTTCTTCCACCGATGGTGTGGGAACCAAGCTCAAACTGGCTTTTGCCTGCAACAAGCACGATACTGTGGGCATCGACCTTGTGGCCATGAGTGTCAACGACATTCTGGTTCAGGGTGCCAACCCCCTATTTTTTCTTGACTACTTTGCCACCGGCAAGCTTGACGTAGAAACCGCCCAGACCGTCATTGGCGGCGTGGCCGAAGGTTGCCGCCAGTCAGGATGCGCCCTGCTTGGCGGTGAAACCGCCGAAATGCCCGACATGTACGCGCCAGGCGAGTATGACCTTGCCGGTTTTTGCGTGGGCATTGTGGATAATGCCAAGCTCATTGACGGCTCCGGCATTCAGGTGGGCGACAAGATCATCGGCATCGCCTCCTCGGGCCTGCACTCCAACGGCTTTTCCCTGGCCCGCAAGGTGCTTGACCAGAGCGGCCTTTCACTCACCGATCCCTTCCCCGGCGGGGATGGAGCCAGCGTTGGCGATGTGCTGCTGACGCCCACCACCATCTACGTGGAAGCGGTGCGCTCCCTGCTGCGCGACATGAACGTCAAGGGCATGGCCCACATCACTGGCGGCGGCTTTTACGACAATATTCCCCGTGTACTGCCCGCACAGGTGGAAGCGCGCATTCATTTTGGCAGCTGGCAGATGGCCCCCGTCTTCAACTGGCTCAAGGAAGCGGGCAACCTCAGCTGGCCGGAAATTCTGCAAATATTCAACGGCGGCATCGGCTATGTGCTGGTGGTGCCCGCCGATCAGGCCGAAGAAGCGATCAATCGCATTCAGGCCTTCAAGCTGCGGGCATGGTGCATAGGCGAGATAGCCCGCCGCTCCAAGGATGACGACCAGGAACAGGTCATCATCAACTTCTAG
- a CDS encoding HD domain-containing phosphohydrolase translates to MESVHLYSLLSGFSRALGLVCQELTEHNLRVAYLAQVLAEHCGLDHQERKYLLIASMLHEIGTIPLKDGLTNFVFEKEDYCVAGWVFCRTAKLPEDVCNMVLLRKTPWKELTPQEDNAISANYIYFADAVDAEMLAHPDASFSHLAIAMEKKAGNFSYIWRNAFAHIAKNKAIAAAYQSSGEMDAYLSNEFCKDILSTQNLLILCDLFSQIIDSKSPFTATHSHGVAHTAQEILKLTGLAFGEDYLTIYIAGLLHDIGKLAVPVDILEKPGVLSAQERHEIKQHAEIGIQLLDSIPGFHCVCDWAGMHHERLDGKGYPYGLGAAKLTLPMRVMAVADVFTALTESRPYRGGMDLTSVVACMSAMAVNKQLDADIVALVVKNALQINQVRSRAQRDAAAKFLAMRKLCAWTSA, encoded by the coding sequence ATGGAGTCAGTTCACCTTTACAGTTTACTGTCTGGTTTTTCGCGGGCGCTTGGGCTTGTTTGCCAAGAACTGACAGAACACAATCTGCGTGTGGCCTATCTGGCGCAGGTGTTGGCAGAGCATTGCGGCCTGGATCATCAGGAAAGAAAATACCTGCTTATTGCAAGCATGCTGCATGAGATCGGGACTATCCCGCTGAAGGATGGCCTGACCAATTTTGTTTTTGAAAAAGAAGATTATTGCGTGGCTGGCTGGGTTTTTTGCAGAACAGCCAAGCTTCCTGAAGATGTTTGCAACATGGTTCTGCTCAGAAAGACTCCGTGGAAAGAGCTGACACCGCAGGAAGATAACGCCATCAGCGCAAACTATATTTATTTTGCCGATGCTGTTGATGCTGAAATGCTCGCCCACCCGGATGCGAGCTTCTCCCATCTGGCGATTGCGATGGAAAAGAAAGCGGGTAATTTTTCTTACATCTGGCGTAATGCCTTTGCTCACATAGCAAAAAACAAAGCCATTGCTGCTGCGTATCAATCATCCGGGGAGATGGATGCGTATTTGAGCAACGAATTTTGTAAAGACATCCTTTCAACCCAAAATCTCTTGATTTTGTGCGATCTGTTTTCTCAGATTATTGACTCAAAAAGTCCGTTCACTGCAACGCATTCGCATGGCGTTGCCCATACTGCGCAGGAAATACTCAAGCTGACTGGCCTCGCATTTGGCGAAGATTACCTGACGATCTACATTGCGGGGCTCTTGCACGACATAGGCAAGTTGGCTGTTCCTGTGGATATTCTTGAGAAACCGGGGGTACTTTCTGCTCAAGAGCGGCATGAAATAAAGCAGCATGCCGAGATTGGGATACAGCTTCTTGATTCAATCCCCGGTTTTCACTGTGTTTGCGATTGGGCCGGAATGCACCACGAGAGGCTGGATGGAAAAGGGTATCCGTATGGTCTGGGAGCAGCAAAGCTCACCTTGCCAATGCGCGTTATGGCTGTGGCTGATGTGTTTACCGCTTTGACGGAGAGCCGCCCGTACCGGGGCGGCATGGATCTGACCAGTGTGGTTGCCTGCATGTCGGCTATGGCGGTTAACAAGCAGCTTGATGCGGATATTGTAGCCCTGGTTGTAAAGAATGCGTTGCAGATCAATCAGGTGCGGTCCAGAGCGCAGCGCGATGCGGCTGCAAAATTTCTTGCCATGCGCAAATTGTGCGCCTGGACTAGCGCCTAG
- a CDS encoding BON domain-containing protein: MKRLALLLLLLCVTLLNGCAYTGYSIYDDQRLMGTMSDDKELSAKIKTALLDESFSGGWSVAVYSFYGHVFLVGEIPDTMQGKAVTIANRYKPRSVTTHWFTPATSDTSNFVLATKLRKDLISTKGLSSTRIDTEVNSGRVVLLGVVRDDAEKQLAIQAARGVAGVTGVTSYLMFPQKAGQLDNMQPEHATGVSPMDGSMEPSGSPSSTPVSSGANSSGGSGDVESRELP; this comes from the coding sequence ATGAAACGACTGGCGCTTCTATTGCTGCTGCTTTGCGTCACCCTGCTCAACGGTTGCGCATACACCGGCTATTCCATCTATGACGACCAGCGCCTGATGGGCACCATGTCTGATGACAAGGAACTCTCTGCCAAAATCAAGACGGCGCTGCTTGACGAAAGCTTCTCTGGTGGCTGGTCTGTTGCGGTATACAGTTTTTACGGGCATGTCTTCCTTGTGGGTGAAATACCCGACACCATGCAGGGCAAGGCTGTGACCATAGCCAACCGCTACAAGCCCCGCTCGGTCACGACCCACTGGTTCACCCCCGCCACCAGCGACACCAGCAACTTTGTGCTGGCCACCAAGCTGCGCAAAGACCTTATTTCCACCAAGGGGCTCTCTTCCACCCGCATAGATACGGAAGTGAACTCCGGGCGTGTGGTGCTGCTTGGCGTGGTAAGGGATGATGCGGAAAAGCAGCTCGCCATCCAGGCCGCGCGCGGCGTTGCTGGAGTAACAGGCGTAACAAGCTACCTTATGTTCCCCCAAAAGGCGGGCCAGCTTGACAACATGCAGCCGGAGCATGCCACTGGCGTGAGCCCCATGGACGGCAGCATGGAACCTTCCGGCAGCCCAAGCAGCACCCCGGTTTCCAGCGGAGCAAACAGCTCCGGGGGCTCAGGTGATGTTGAGTCGCGCGAGCTGCCGTAG
- a CDS encoding translation initiation factor 2, with amino-acid sequence MSVLTIYVAGSFKHKHGVRLLGRELRGMGCRMLDWTDKAVPPSGLTPAERRIWMDTDRDGGEVYAFCHNACLTADMVIYYGASGQDAGVEVGLAAGAGVPVLGIRGPLEGPGLMLHGAVSGWVDSVEEALDVVAALLAYADADWRNFEAEPNPVLRHMGAKLRERADKKYSNSADS; translated from the coding sequence ATGTCTGTGTTGACCATCTATGTGGCCGGGTCTTTCAAGCACAAGCACGGAGTGCGCCTTCTGGGGCGCGAGCTGCGGGGCATGGGCTGCCGCATGCTGGACTGGACAGACAAAGCCGTGCCGCCGTCAGGGCTGACCCCCGCCGAACGGCGCATCTGGATGGACACCGACCGTGACGGCGGCGAGGTCTACGCCTTTTGCCACAATGCCTGCCTGACAGCGGACATGGTCATCTATTACGGCGCGTCAGGCCAGGATGCCGGGGTGGAAGTGGGGCTGGCCGCCGGGGCTGGAGTCCCTGTGCTCGGTATACGCGGCCCGCTGGAAGGGCCGGGCCTGATGCTGCACGGGGCTGTCAGCGGTTGGGTTGACAGCGTGGAAGAAGCGCTGGACGTTGTGGCTGCCTTGCTGGCCTATGCCGATGCCGACTGGAGAAATTTTGAGGCCGAGCCGAACCCGGTGTTGCGCCACATGGGTGCGAAGCTGCGGGAGCGGGCTGATAAAAAATATAGTAATTCAGCCGATAGTTAA
- a CDS encoding GNAT family N-acetyltransferase, giving the protein MTIRPATTADINDIFAIRTNVRENHLSFEQLRHMGITEESIGSIISEAECTWIAEAEGVTVGFAMADEEDGSVFALFVRPEWENKGVGKHLLAKVEAFLLARHEMIWLETDGSSRAAGFYAHLGWTRAAELENGDARFEKRR; this is encoded by the coding sequence ATGACCATCCGGCCAGCCACTACCGCTGACATCAACGATATCTTTGCCATCCGCACCAACGTGCGCGAAAATCACCTGTCTTTTGAACAGCTCAGACATATGGGCATTACTGAAGAAAGCATTGGCAGCATTATCAGCGAGGCTGAATGCACATGGATTGCCGAAGCGGAAGGCGTGACCGTGGGCTTTGCCATGGCGGATGAGGAAGATGGCAGCGTTTTTGCACTTTTTGTGCGCCCGGAGTGGGAGAATAAAGGCGTGGGCAAGCATCTGCTGGCGAAGGTGGAGGCGTTTCTACTTGCCCGGCATGAGATGATCTGGCTCGAAACAGATGGGAGCAGCCGTGCCGCTGGCTTCTACGCCCACCTTGGGTGGACGCGCGCAGCAGAGCTGGAAAACGGTGATGCCCGTTTCGAAAAAAGGCGTTAA
- a CDS encoding LysR substrate-binding domain-containing protein encodes MEIRHLKTLMMVASARSISKASHMLHLSQPSVTRIVQEIENIVGSPLFSRTKDGMILTNDGKKFYKLATKIISSIHEAISDLKNSHKKCVINIGFCPSIMIFDLIEQLRYANFRMDYIRFHEFNAKRQLIALKNNHIDISITRGADTDNCDGLEQITLHKAELFAVIPAAHRLSGKKMLNLGELKDDQFVVLSEKFFPFYSSTLAAMCKNAGFTPLIGFRANGYVAALATIATGSHVGIFPRGIVNSIIPGYVYIPIRSSDNFIDISCYLRKGENRKEVIDIISIIRNQFCNFGLADI; translated from the coding sequence ATGGAAATAAGACATCTTAAAACATTAATGATGGTTGCATCCGCACGAAGCATTTCAAAAGCATCGCACATGTTACACCTGTCTCAGCCCTCAGTAACAAGGATAGTACAAGAAATAGAGAATATTGTAGGATCTCCACTGTTTTCAAGAACAAAAGATGGCATGATTCTCACAAATGATGGCAAAAAATTCTACAAACTCGCCACAAAAATCATTTCATCGATTCATGAAGCAATATCAGACTTAAAAAATTCACACAAAAAATGCGTCATAAACATTGGATTTTGCCCAAGCATTATGATTTTCGACCTTATTGAACAGTTGCGTTACGCGAATTTCAGAATGGATTACATCAGATTCCATGAATTCAATGCAAAAAGACAGCTTATAGCGTTGAAGAACAATCATATTGATATTTCAATCACGCGGGGCGCAGACACAGACAACTGTGATGGTCTTGAACAGATAACACTGCACAAGGCTGAGTTGTTTGCGGTCATTCCGGCAGCGCATCGGCTTTCGGGAAAAAAGATGCTTAACCTAGGCGAGCTGAAAGACGACCAGTTTGTGGTTCTGTCTGAAAAATTCTTTCCCTTTTACAGCAGCACCCTGGCGGCCATGTGCAAAAATGCAGGATTCACGCCGCTCATCGGCTTTAGAGCAAATGGATACGTTGCCGCACTGGCAACCATCGCAACAGGATCACATGTGGGGATTTTTCCACGCGGTATTGTCAATTCAATCATCCCTGGCTACGTGTATATTCCAATACGCTCCAGCGATAATTTCATTGATATATCCTGCTATTTGCGGAAAGGCGAAAACAGAAAAGAAGTCATTGACATTATATCAATAATTCGCAATCAATTCTGCAACTTTGGACTGGCAGATATATGA
- a CDS encoding cob(I)yrinic acid a,c-diamide adenosyltransferase, with product MILVYTGDGKGKTSACVGQTVRALGQNLVVAFGQFMKRDGQAGEQAMLAKLLGERFFAGGLGFLRTDAERPAHREAALRVLGWAREQLEQADMLVLDESLYALSAGILGQQELEELMALARARDCHLVLSGRSAPEWLVDAADLVTSMTEIKHPWRTGVKAAPGIEF from the coding sequence ATGATTCTTGTGTATACTGGTGACGGCAAAGGAAAAACCAGCGCATGCGTGGGGCAGACCGTGCGCGCCCTGGGGCAGAATCTGGTTGTAGCCTTTGGGCAGTTCATGAAACGTGATGGGCAGGCGGGCGAGCAGGCCATGCTTGCCAAACTGCTGGGAGAGCGCTTTTTTGCCGGTGGGTTGGGCTTTTTGCGTACCGATGCAGAGCGCCCCGCGCACCGTGAGGCCGCCCTGCGGGTACTCGGCTGGGCTCGCGAGCAGCTCGAGCAGGCAGACATGCTGGTGCTGGATGAAAGCCTGTATGCCCTGAGCGCCGGGATACTTGGGCAGCAGGAGCTGGAAGAACTCATGGCGCTGGCACGCGCCAGGGATTGTCATCTCGTGCTGTCTGGCCGCAGTGCGCCAGAATGGCTCGTGGATGCGGCAGACCTTGTGACCTCCATGACCGAAATCAAGCATCCTTGGCGCACGGGCGTCAAAGCCGCTCCGGGCATAGAATTTTAG